A window of Formosa sp. Hel1_31_208 contains these coding sequences:
- the ubiE gene encoding bifunctional demethylmenaquinone methyltransferase/2-methoxy-6-polyprenyl-1,4-benzoquinol methylase UbiE, which yields MSSKITPYKDSELNKKEQVTQMFDNISKEYDGLNRVISFGIDIKWRNKVVDIVSKTNPERVLDIATGTGDLAINLAKTDAKEIIGLDISDGMLEVGRHKIKHKSLDNLISMVIGDSENLPFEDNSFDAITVAFGVRNFETLEKGLAEILRVLKPNGIFVILETSVPTKTPFKQGYKFYSKFILPAIGKLFSKDQSAYTYLSESASVFPYGEVLNNILRKIGFINVHDNPQTLGVATIYTASKA from the coding sequence ATGTCCTCAAAAATTACACCTTATAAGGATAGTGAATTGAATAAAAAGGAACAAGTCACTCAAATGTTTGATAATATCTCAAAAGAATACGACGGTTTAAATCGTGTTATTTCTTTTGGAATTGATATAAAATGGAGAAACAAGGTTGTCGATATCGTGTCAAAAACGAATCCAGAGCGTGTTTTAGACATCGCAACTGGAACAGGGGATCTCGCCATTAATTTAGCTAAAACTGATGCCAAAGAAATTATTGGTTTAGATATTAGCGATGGCATGTTAGAAGTTGGGCGACATAAGATAAAACACAAGTCGCTTGACAACCTCATCTCAATGGTCATTGGTGATTCTGAAAATTTACCTTTTGAGGATAATAGCTTTGATGCGATAACCGTGGCTTTTGGTGTTCGGAATTTTGAAACTTTAGAGAAAGGATTAGCTGAAATTTTGAGAGTCTTAAAACCTAACGGTATTTTTGTGATTCTTGAAACGTCAGTGCCTACCAAAACACCATTTAAACAAGGCTACAAGTTCTATTCCAAATTTATTTTACCGGCCATAGGAAAACTCTTTTCTAAAGACCAATCTGCCTATACATATTTAAGTGAATCTGCATCTGTTTTTCCATATGGTGAGGTTTTAAACAATATTTTACGTAAAATTGGGTTTATTAACGTGCATGACAATCCTCAAACTTTAGGTGTTGCCACCATCTATACAGCATCAAAAGCTTAG
- the trkA gene encoding Trk system potassium transporter TrkA, whose product MKIIIAGAGEVGFHLAKLLSYESQEITLIDTDKNSLAYASDHLDIRVIKGDVTSIAILKEARINTAELFIAVTSSETTNITACVLAKQLGAKQTIARISNSEFIDQKEEVGFTKFGIDELISPETLAATEIGLLLNQYGFNDTYEFEQGALTMLSLRLSRTASFVGKTVREAAQVFPELHFVPIAIQRYATQYTIIPRGDTEFKEGDKVVFMTSKGGDDELFELSGKVKTELKNIMILGGSKIGYKTAKELCESKFKVKLIENDKEKAFECADDLPNALVINGDGRNVELLEEENITEMDAFISVTGNSETNIMSCLVAKSKGVKKTIALVENMDYYQLSQSIGIDTLINKKLLAANNIFRYIRRGEVVAMTKLSNMNAELLEFEVTSTSKITRHKIKDLDFPRSAIIGGVIRDEIGLIPLGDFQIQVGDKVVVCSLPRAITQVERFFF is encoded by the coding sequence ATGAAAATTATTATTGCGGGTGCTGGAGAAGTAGGATTTCATTTAGCCAAACTATTGTCTTATGAATCTCAAGAGATTACGCTAATTGACACCGATAAAAACAGCTTGGCATATGCCAGTGATCATCTCGATATTAGAGTTATAAAAGGTGATGTGACGTCTATTGCCATACTAAAAGAGGCTAGAATAAATACCGCCGAGTTATTTATTGCTGTTACCTCTTCGGAAACTACAAATATTACAGCCTGTGTGCTAGCTAAGCAACTAGGAGCTAAGCAAACCATTGCTAGAATATCAAATTCAGAATTTATAGATCAAAAAGAAGAAGTTGGGTTTACCAAGTTTGGAATTGATGAGCTTATTTCTCCTGAAACACTAGCTGCTACTGAAATAGGATTGTTATTAAATCAGTATGGGTTTAATGACACTTATGAATTTGAGCAAGGTGCTTTAACCATGCTAAGTTTACGTTTATCGCGAACAGCAAGTTTTGTTGGAAAAACCGTAAGAGAAGCAGCTCAAGTATTTCCAGAATTGCATTTTGTACCTATTGCTATACAGCGTTATGCGACACAGTATACGATAATTCCACGTGGAGATACAGAATTTAAGGAAGGGGATAAAGTGGTTTTTATGACTTCAAAAGGAGGTGATGATGAGCTGTTTGAATTATCTGGAAAAGTGAAAACAGAACTCAAAAACATTATGATTTTGGGTGGTAGCAAGATTGGTTATAAGACGGCTAAAGAATTGTGTGAGAGTAAGTTCAAGGTGAAGTTGATAGAAAATGATAAAGAAAAAGCCTTTGAGTGTGCTGATGATCTTCCTAATGCCCTTGTTATTAATGGAGATGGAAGAAATGTTGAACTTTTAGAAGAAGAAAACATCACCGAAATGGATGCTTTTATCTCAGTGACTGGAAATTCTGAGACTAATATTATGTCCTGCTTGGTTGCCAAGTCTAAGGGTGTTAAAAAAACTATTGCCCTAGTAGAGAATATGGATTATTACCAGCTGTCTCAGTCAATAGGGATTGATACTTTAATTAATAAAAAACTTCTTGCAGCAAATAATATTTTTAGATACATCCGACGTGGAGAAGTTGTCGCGATGACTAAACTAAGTAATATGAATGCGGAGCTTTTAGAGTTTGAAGTGACATCAACTTCTAAAATTACACGGCATAAAATCAAAGATCTAGATTTTCCAAGATCTGCAATTATTGGCGGTGTGATAAGAGATGAGATTGGACTTATTCCCTTAGGCGATTTTCAAATCCAGGTAGGAGATAAGGTTGTGGTCTGTAGTTTGCCAAGAGCCATCACCCAAGTAGAGCGATTCTTCTTCTAA
- a CDS encoding TrkH family potassium uptake protein, with translation MKLNYKIIFHFFGLLCLFNGGFMLLSTIISFIYKDGATLEILSAGLIVLVMGIIAMLVTKNHKKELDKREGYIVVAFGWIVMALTGTLPYLITGTIPSFTNAFFETMSGYTTTGASILNDIEVLPEGILFWRSMTHWIGGMGIIVLAIAILPLLGIGGMQLFAAEAPGPNADKLHPRITDTAKRLWLIYFGYTAAETILLQVAGMNFFDAINHSLCTLSTGGFSTKNASVAYWNGQPVIQYIIIVFMFLAGTNFVLSYFAFKGKVQKAIRDEEFKLYFKFIALFTIVAAFIIYFNADFSLSSIDHPMVLGKAEASFRHGLFQVIAIVTTTGFVTADYTMWTPFLLVFFFGIMFLGGSAGSTSGGVKVVRHMIMIKNGFLEFKRALHPNAILPVRYNQKAVSGDIVFNILGFFILYMLSFIVGALVFSMFQIDFESSIGLSASSLGNVGPALGDFGPVNNYSALPSLAKWWSAFLMLIGRLELFTVLILLTPFFWRNR, from the coding sequence ATGAAGCTGAACTATAAAATCATATTTCATTTTTTCGGACTTTTATGTCTCTTTAATGGAGGCTTCATGCTGTTGTCTACAATCATCAGCTTCATATATAAAGACGGTGCAACCCTAGAAATATTGAGTGCCGGACTCATTGTTTTGGTTATGGGTATTATCGCGATGTTAGTTACCAAAAATCATAAAAAAGAGCTAGATAAACGAGAAGGGTATATTGTTGTTGCGTTTGGCTGGATTGTCATGGCTTTAACGGGTACTTTGCCTTATTTAATCACAGGAACAATCCCGAGTTTTACCAATGCCTTTTTTGAAACCATGTCTGGTTATACAACTACTGGAGCTAGTATTTTAAATGATATAGAGGTATTGCCAGAAGGAATTTTGTTTTGGCGAAGTATGACGCATTGGATAGGAGGTATGGGTATTATTGTATTAGCTATAGCCATATTGCCGTTATTAGGTATTGGAGGAATGCAGTTATTTGCAGCTGAAGCTCCAGGACCAAATGCTGACAAACTCCATCCTAGAATCACCGATACAGCAAAGCGCCTATGGCTTATTTATTTTGGTTATACTGCGGCAGAAACTATATTGCTGCAGGTTGCTGGCATGAACTTTTTTGATGCTATAAATCATTCGCTGTGTACGTTGTCTACAGGTGGGTTTTCAACAAAAAATGCTAGCGTAGCCTATTGGAATGGGCAACCAGTAATTCAATACATTATTATTGTTTTCATGTTTTTAGCTGGAACTAACTTTGTATTGAGTTATTTCGCATTTAAAGGAAAGGTGCAAAAAGCCATTCGAGATGAAGAGTTTAAATTATACTTTAAGTTTATTGCTTTATTTACCATTGTAGCGGCATTCATAATTTATTTTAACGCTGATTTTTCCTTATCCTCAATAGATCATCCCATGGTTTTAGGGAAGGCTGAAGCGTCTTTTAGACATGGCTTATTTCAAGTAATAGCCATCGTGACAACAACAGGATTTGTCACGGCAGATTACACCATGTGGACCCCATTTTTACTCGTATTTTTCTTCGGAATTATGTTTTTAGGTGGCTCGGCAGGAAGTACTTCTGGAGGCGTGAAAGTGGTTCGCCATATGATTATGATAAAAAACGGATTTTTAGAATTTAAACGCGCCTTACATCCAAATGCAATTCTTCCAGTTAGGTATAATCAAAAAGCAGTCTCAGGAGATATTGTATTCAATATACTTGGATTTTTTATTCTATATATGTTATCCTTTATTGTTGGAGCTTTAGTCTTCTCTATGTTTCAAATTGATTTTGAATCGTCAATTGGACTATCGGCTTCGAGTTTAGGAAATGTTGGCCCTGCTTTGGGCGATTTCGGACCAGTAAATAACTATTCAGCTTTACCCAGTTTAGCAAAGTGGTGGTCAGCTTTTTTAATGCTCATTGGACGATTAGAATTGTTTACTGTCTTGATATTATTGACACCTTTTTTCTGGAGAAATAGATAA
- a CDS encoding pyridoxal phosphate-dependent aminotransferase: MAQLSERVLNMATSATLAMAAKARELRAEGKDIIGLSLGEPDFDTPDFIKNAAIQAINDNYNSYTPVDGYVELKDAIITKFKRDNNLIYKRPQIVVSTGAKQSLANIAAVLLNKGDEVILPCPYWVSYSDIVKLNEGIPVEVKTSIDNDFKLTPEQLEAAITPKTKMIWYSSPCNPSGSVYSKTELRALADVLQNYPNIIVVSDEIYEHINFIGGHQSMAQFEDMYDRTVTVNGVSKAFAMTGWRIGYIGAPEDIARACNKMQGQITSGANCIAQRAVITALTESPSSVQYMIDEFKVRRELILKLLGEIEGFQTNVPEGAFYVFPNISYFFDKTLKGQHIENATDFSLYLLEHANVATVTGIAFGNPDCIRISYAASQEQIIEAIKRIKEAVS, from the coding sequence ATGGCACAACTTTCAGAGCGTGTACTGAATATGGCAACGTCTGCTACTTTAGCAATGGCGGCCAAAGCACGAGAACTAAGAGCAGAAGGAAAAGATATTATTGGCTTAAGTTTGGGTGAACCAGACTTTGACACTCCAGACTTTATTAAGAATGCTGCAATTCAGGCGATTAATGACAACTATAATTCGTACACTCCTGTAGATGGTTATGTTGAATTGAAAGATGCCATCATCACAAAATTTAAAAGAGATAATAATCTAATTTACAAAAGGCCACAAATCGTCGTCTCTACTGGAGCAAAACAATCATTAGCTAATATTGCTGCGGTACTTCTCAACAAAGGTGATGAAGTGATATTACCGTGTCCGTATTGGGTCAGCTATAGTGATATTGTGAAACTTAACGAAGGTATTCCTGTTGAAGTAAAAACTTCAATTGACAACGACTTCAAATTAACACCTGAACAATTAGAAGCTGCCATCACACCTAAAACCAAAATGATCTGGTATAGCTCACCTTGCAATCCAAGTGGATCTGTATATAGCAAAACAGAACTCAGAGCATTGGCTGATGTCCTTCAAAACTATCCTAACATCATTGTTGTTTCAGATGAAATATATGAACACATTAACTTCATTGGAGGCCATCAAAGCATGGCCCAATTTGAGGATATGTATGATAGAACCGTTACAGTGAATGGTGTGTCAAAAGCTTTTGCTATGACCGGTTGGAGAATTGGTTATATTGGAGCTCCAGAAGACATCGCTAGAGCATGTAATAAAATGCAAGGACAAATCACCAGTGGTGCTAATTGCATTGCGCAGCGCGCTGTAATCACAGCATTAACGGAAAGCCCTTCAAGCGTTCAATATATGATTGATGAGTTCAAGGTAAGACGTGAGCTTATACTGAAGCTGCTGGGCGAAATTGAAGGTTTTCAAACTAACGTTCCTGAAGGTGCTTTTTATGTCTTCCCAAACATTTCATATTTCTTTGACAAAACGCTAAAAGGTCAGCATATAGAAAATGCTACAGATTTCTCATTATACTTATTAGAGCATGCCAATGTAGCAACCGTTACTGGTATCGCATTTGGAAATCCAGATTGTATTAGAATTTCATATGCGGCTTCGCAAGAACAAATTATAGAAGCTATTAAGCGAATCAAAGAAGCGGTAAGCTAG
- a CDS encoding acyl-CoA desaturase, translated as MAQKTLSFSRTDSAKFFRTLNKRVNDYFKENNIKRTGNWQLWLKTIIMFALFLTPYFLILTLDIPGWAQLLLTVVMGIGMAGVGMNVMHDGNHGSFSNKEWINRLMGSSIYILAGNVYNWKVQHNVLHHTYTNIHGHDEDLEAGRILRFSEHAEWRKYHKFQHYYSILLYGLLTINWAITTDFQQMYRYMKRKLSYGKLPNPVVNWSKLVISKLIYIGMWIVVPMLVLDFAWWKILIGFFIMHYVAGLILSVVFQLAHVMDEAEMPLPEKDGTMKNTWAIHQLKTTVNFGAKSKIINWYTGGLNHQVEHHIFPHISHIHYGKISKIVRDTAKEFNLPYKEYETTRKAIIAHFRFLKEMGMKPSMS; from the coding sequence ATGGCACAAAAAACTTTATCTTTTTCGAGAACAGACTCCGCAAAATTCTTTAGAACATTAAACAAACGCGTTAACGATTACTTTAAAGAAAATAATATTAAACGAACTGGAAACTGGCAATTGTGGTTGAAAACCATAATCATGTTTGCCCTTTTCTTAACACCATACTTTTTAATTCTAACATTAGACATTCCTGGATGGGCGCAATTACTATTGACAGTTGTCATGGGAATAGGTATGGCAGGCGTGGGAATGAACGTTATGCACGATGGTAATCACGGTTCATTTTCTAACAAGGAATGGATTAATCGATTAATGGGAAGTAGCATTTATATTCTTGCAGGAAATGTCTACAATTGGAAAGTACAGCATAATGTTTTGCATCATACCTACACAAATATTCATGGTCATGATGAGGATTTAGAAGCTGGTCGAATTTTACGCTTTTCAGAACATGCTGAATGGCGCAAGTATCATAAGTTTCAACATTATTACTCCATCTTACTTTATGGTTTACTAACAATTAACTGGGCCATCACAACAGATTTTCAACAAATGTATCGTTACATGAAACGAAAATTATCCTATGGTAAACTACCTAATCCCGTGGTTAATTGGAGTAAACTGGTGATTTCAAAATTGATTTACATCGGGATGTGGATTGTAGTACCAATGCTAGTATTAGATTTTGCTTGGTGGAAAATTCTCATTGGATTCTTTATCATGCATTATGTAGCAGGCTTAATTTTAAGTGTTGTGTTTCAATTAGCTCACGTGATGGATGAAGCTGAAATGCCACTACCTGAAAAAGATGGAACCATGAAAAATACGTGGGCAATTCATCAATTAAAAACAACGGTAAACTTTGGTGCAAAAAGCAAAATTATAAATTGGTATACCGGTGGTCTTAACCATCAAGTGGAGCATCATATTTTTCCCCATATCAGTCATATTCATTATGGGAAAATCTCAAAGATAGTTAGAGATACGGCTAAAGAATTTAATTTACCATACAAAGAATACGAAACCACTAGAAAAGCGATCATTGCCCACTTTAGATTCTTAAAAGAAATGGGTATGAAACCGTCAATGAGCTAA
- the rsmG gene encoding 16S rRNA (guanine(527)-N(7))-methyltransferase RsmG yields the protein MEFIKRYFPELTEIQVRQFQLLEALYKDWNLKINVVSRKDIDELYLRHVLHSLGIAKVIRFKPESRILDVGTGGGFPGIPLAILHPDCQFHLVDSIAKKLKVVDEVIEGLGLTNVKTTHSRVEEIDEQFDFIVSRAVAVMPTFVHWVKGKIAKTQRHELKNGILYLKGGDLSEELKPYQTATVYKLSDYFEEGFFDTKKVVHLPLKYKS from the coding sequence ATGGAGTTTATAAAACGATATTTTCCAGAATTAACTGAAATTCAAGTCCGTCAATTTCAGCTATTGGAAGCATTGTATAAAGACTGGAATCTAAAGATTAATGTAGTGTCCAGAAAGGATATAGACGAGTTGTATCTTCGCCATGTGTTACACTCTTTGGGTATTGCAAAAGTAATCCGTTTTAAACCAGAATCTCGAATATTAGATGTTGGTACCGGAGGAGGATTTCCAGGAATTCCACTTGCCATTTTACATCCTGATTGCCAGTTTCATTTGGTCGATAGTATCGCCAAAAAACTCAAAGTAGTTGATGAGGTAATTGAAGGATTAGGCTTAACAAATGTAAAAACAACGCATAGTAGAGTCGAAGAGATAGATGAACAGTTCGATTTTATTGTCAGTAGAGCTGTCGCTGTGATGCCGACCTTTGTGCATTGGGTAAAAGGAAAAATCGCGAAGACGCAACGCCATGAGCTAAAAAATGGCATATTGTACTTAAAAGGCGGAGATCTTTCTGAGGAGCTGAAACCATATCAAACGGCTACCGTTTATAAGTTAAGCGATTACTTTGAGGAGGGTTTTTTTGATACTAAAAAAGTGGTGCACCTACCGCTCAAATATAAAAGTTAA
- a CDS encoding DUF6029 family protein, with translation MNRFYLIAILLYTPFFAIAQDYGKLSGGIESNSQYYIDDPKTGDFLEDDPFRSNNYLRLNYTYKNWFAHVQLESYEPNSLLNFYPKYQGTDIGTFAVGYRNSKFEVTLGHIYEQYGSGLSLRTWEDRQIGVNNAIRGANVKFRPTKDLEFSALYGRQRDGFEVSDGTIYAFNTEIGLSSLFKFESTGLDFGFSYVGRDEDLDIENPNFESLTNSYSFRLDLTEGNIYSSIEYLIKGEDVYSELGNIIEDRYFDGSALLFNFGYAKSGLGIDATFRRMENMAYFSERDEAANVFNQNYLNFIPALTKQHDYGITNIYVYQAQPRLTFNPLFKAGEIGGQIDIFYNIKKGSTLGGKYGTKLAFNYATWSGLNGDFNIGERTYENTDFFGFGEKYFEEFSLDIRKKWSPKWSSIFSVVNTFYNARFVEDRIGEVNATAVVGEVTRKFGSGKSLRLEMSHLFSDDELSERAKNWAGGTIEYNFNNKLSVFATDIWNYGNPDEDRQVHYYTVGGSFTKGATRVMASYGRQRGGLVCVGGICRFVPENTGFTLNLSTSF, from the coding sequence ATGAATCGCTTTTATCTAATAGCAATTTTGCTATACACACCATTTTTTGCAATTGCTCAAGACTATGGAAAATTGAGTGGAGGTATCGAATCTAACTCTCAATATTATATCGATGACCCAAAAACCGGAGATTTTTTAGAAGATGACCCGTTTCGATCAAATAATTACCTCAGACTTAACTACACTTATAAAAACTGGTTTGCTCACGTACAATTAGAGTCATATGAACCGAATTCTTTATTAAACTTTTATCCGAAATACCAAGGTACTGACATAGGCACCTTTGCAGTAGGATACCGCAATTCTAAATTTGAAGTCACCTTAGGTCATATTTATGAACAGTATGGCAGCGGACTCTCATTACGAACTTGGGAAGACAGGCAAATTGGCGTAAACAATGCCATAAGAGGAGCTAATGTCAAGTTCAGACCTACGAAAGATCTCGAATTCTCTGCGCTTTACGGTAGACAACGTGATGGTTTTGAAGTATCAGATGGTACAATTTATGCGTTTAACACCGAAATTGGACTATCATCATTATTCAAGTTTGAATCTACAGGTTTAGATTTTGGATTTAGTTATGTCGGAAGAGATGAAGATCTCGACATCGAAAACCCAAACTTTGAATCATTAACAAATTCCTATTCTTTTCGACTCGACCTAACTGAAGGCAATATATATTCCTCCATAGAGTATCTTATTAAAGGTGAGGATGTGTATTCAGAATTAGGTAATATTATAGAAGACCGTTACTTCGATGGAAGTGCATTACTCTTTAATTTCGGATATGCAAAATCGGGATTAGGAATTGATGCGACCTTTAGAAGAATGGAAAATATGGCCTATTTCTCAGAACGTGATGAAGCTGCGAACGTATTTAATCAAAACTATCTCAACTTTATTCCTGCTCTAACAAAGCAACATGACTATGGTATAACAAATATTTATGTCTATCAAGCTCAACCAAGATTGACATTCAATCCATTATTCAAAGCAGGTGAAATTGGCGGTCAAATAGATATTTTCTATAACATTAAAAAAGGTTCAACATTGGGTGGGAAATATGGGACTAAGCTGGCTTTCAATTATGCAACTTGGTCTGGTTTGAATGGCGATTTTAATATTGGTGAAAGAACTTATGAGAATACCGACTTTTTTGGATTTGGTGAAAAATATTTTGAAGAATTTAGCCTTGATATCCGTAAAAAATGGTCGCCAAAGTGGTCTTCCATCTTCTCTGTTGTAAATACCTTTTATAACGCAAGATTTGTTGAAGATCGCATTGGCGAAGTTAATGCAACTGCGGTAGTTGGTGAAGTCACTCGTAAATTTGGAAGTGGAAAATCTCTAAGGCTTGAAATGTCCCATCTATTTTCTGATGATGAGCTATCGGAAAGAGCGAAAAATTGGGCAGGCGGAACGATTGAGTATAATTTCAATAACAAGTTAAGTGTTTTTGCGACTGATATTTGGAATTATGGTAACCCTGACGAAGATCGTCAAGTACATTATTACACTGTAGGTGGTAGTTTTACAAAAGGCGCTACTCGTGTTATGGCAAGTTACGGAAGACAACGAGGTGGCTTGGTTTGTGTCGGTGGTATCTGTCGATTTGTTCCTGAAAACACTGGTTTTACCTTAAACCTATCGACCTCTTTCTAA
- a CDS encoding TlpA disulfide reductase family protein — MKSLLSLLFIITLSSSTFGQDVLPKMQIETLDGDNISLSSISEDDQLVIVSLWATWCVPCKNELDAINDVYDDWVDETKVKLYAISVDDSRTVKRVRPLVSGKGWEFEVLLDTNSDLKRQLNAPTIPVTLLVRNNKILYRHSGYTPGSEDELYEKIIELSK, encoded by the coding sequence ATGAAATCTCTTTTATCCCTATTATTTATCATTACTTTATCGTCTTCAACTTTTGGACAAGACGTATTACCTAAAATGCAAATTGAAACTCTAGATGGTGACAACATAAGTCTATCGAGTATTTCTGAAGATGATCAACTCGTCATTGTCTCTCTTTGGGCAACATGGTGTGTGCCATGTAAGAATGAACTTGATGCTATAAATGATGTTTATGACGATTGGGTTGATGAAACCAAAGTAAAATTATATGCTATTTCGGTTGATGATTCCAGAACAGTGAAACGGGTAAGACCATTAGTAAGTGGTAAAGGCTGGGAATTTGAAGTTCTTTTAGACACCAACAGTGATCTCAAAAGACAGTTGAATGCACCCACAATACCCGTGACTCTTTTGGTAAGAAATAATAAAATACTCTACAGACATTCTGGTTACACACCGGGTAGTGAAGATGAACTATATGAAAAAATCATAGAGCTCTCTAAATAA
- a CDS encoding Omp28-related outer membrane protein: MKIKNLTKIFLFVAVAALFSCSSSEDGNSDGGGATGPASISVIASAQFVNFGTDVTFTVKTNEGTDVTSDATIQINGSSIQGAVYNAPQTGEYTVRATYEDLTSTQITVNVLPIIVDVDVQTSQATYNLGDRIDFRVMAIDNDGNLIDVTDVSEVFISGSESYNTGSIVIPGVVGDVEAYATFDEFTSDPKTVSVEDNGNTPGSFTRKALIEDFTGTWCGWCPRVSQGIELCLEVSDNVVPVAVHIGDFMENTFGNQIANAFNVNSFPTAYVNRSAEWAYPENSNVNQVTSQATGTTQNGIAINSAIKGRDMSFIVSAGFGQNVNGARLVVLLLENGISANQANYTSFYGGVDPIPNFVHDHVLRYAFTSVMGDVVPAGQSSSGNSFRLKYDYNIPTNIVVNADNVEIVAMLLDSNGEIINVNVAKAGEFTDFN; the protein is encoded by the coding sequence ATGAAAATCAAAAACTTAACAAAAATTTTTCTGTTCGTAGCCGTAGCAGCATTATTTTCTTGTAGCTCATCCGAGGATGGAAATAGCGATGGTGGTGGAGCTACAGGACCAGCATCAATATCTGTAATCGCGAGTGCTCAATTTGTGAACTTTGGCACAGACGTTACATTTACAGTAAAAACGAATGAAGGCACAGACGTTACTTCAGATGCTACAATTCAAATTAATGGTTCTTCAATCCAAGGAGCTGTATATAATGCCCCTCAAACTGGTGAGTATACTGTAAGAGCGACCTATGAAGATTTAACAAGTACTCAAATTACAGTAAATGTTTTACCGATTATTGTAGATGTTGATGTGCAAACGTCGCAGGCCACATATAATTTAGGAGATCGAATTGATTTTCGTGTCATGGCTATAGATAATGATGGTAATTTAATTGATGTTACAGATGTATCTGAAGTATTTATTTCAGGATCTGAATCTTATAACACTGGATCTATAGTGATTCCTGGTGTAGTGGGAGATGTAGAAGCATATGCTACTTTTGATGAATTTACTTCTGACCCTAAAACGGTTAGTGTTGAAGATAATGGAAATACTCCAGGTTCATTTACTCGTAAGGCATTAATTGAGGATTTTACTGGAACATGGTGTGGATGGTGCCCTAGGGTTTCACAAGGTATTGAGTTATGTTTGGAAGTTTCTGATAATGTCGTTCCTGTAGCGGTTCATATTGGTGATTTCATGGAAAACACTTTCGGGAACCAAATCGCAAATGCTTTTAATGTGAATAGTTTTCCAACAGCTTATGTTAATAGATCAGCTGAATGGGCTTACCCTGAGAATTCTAATGTAAATCAAGTAACAAGTCAAGCTACTGGAACAACACAAAATGGTATTGCAATCAATTCTGCGATTAAAGGAAGAGATATGTCATTCATTGTAAGTGCTGGTTTTGGTCAAAATGTAAATGGTGCGAGATTAGTAGTTTTATTGTTGGAAAATGGAATCTCGGCTAATCAAGCAAATTACACCTCTTTTTACGGAGGGGTAGACCCAATTCCTAACTTTGTGCACGATCATGTATTACGTTATGCATTTACGAGTGTCATGGGAGATGTGGTGCCAGCCGGTCAGTCTTCTTCTGGAAATTCTTTCCGATTAAAATACGATTATAATATTCCAACGAATATTGTAGTAAATGCTGATAATGTTGAAATAGTAGCTATGTTACTAGATTCAAATGGAGAGATTATAAATGTGAATGTTGCTAAGGCAGGAGAATTTACCGATTTCAATTAA